The nucleotide window GGATTCACGACTTCCTACGTCTCCCAGCCAGGCGTTTAGTTATGGGAGGGTATAAGACTTGGTCCCTGATCTCAAAAGGAATCTCAGCATCATGTGGCCTCTCCTCTAGACAGAATAAGCCTGCATACGTGTCTCTCCAAGCCCCAGTCTTGTACCAGTGTCCAACCAACGTCTCGTAGGGGATCCCTAGTCTGTCGGCTGCAAGCATGGCATGACCACAGGGGATTTTGATCCTGTCAAAATACTTACACGTACACTTCTTCTCATCTAGTAGAACGTGGTGCTTCGATCCAAACTTCTCAACCACCACGCAGGTCCAATTAGAGATAGGGTTCACCGCAGTTCCTCGCATGGTAGACATAGCTTTGGTTATCACTTTGTCAACCTCAACTGTCAATGCGCCGTGGTGACGCTCCGCCTTATTCCTATGGGCGTTGAACCACCTGGTCATCATACGCTGAATAAATACTAGCAGCTCGATGATTGACGATCCCCTACCCTCAGCTAGGGCATTGTTGAGTTGCTCAGCAATATTGCTGGTCATTATATTATACCTTTCACCAACATAATGCACTCTAGACCACTGGCGAGCGCCAATGTTTGCTAGGTATATAATACATGCACTGTTACTCgcttttattttgttgaaatAGTCTTTGTAGTCTGCTAACCTGTATGCAGTGGCAGCCTTAGTCACAAGCTTCGCCAATCCTTTGCTTGAAAATCGTGAATTAAAGTTTCGGGCCAAATGCACAATACATCAGCCATGGTGCGCAAGTGGGTAAATGCGTTTCACAGCGGTGGCAATGCTAGTTGCTCGGTCTGATATTATCGTAAAGTTTTTAGAATCAGCCAGTAGTCTTTCaacattttgtaaaaaccaGGTCCAAGCATCTTTATTCTCTGCATCCACTATGCCAAAGGCGAGTGGAAACACCTGAAAGTTAGCATCTTGTCCACTGGCCGTTAGCAAAACACCCTTATATTTTCCACTAAGATGTGTCCCATCTATGACCAATACATGGCGCAGCTTTTTGAACCCTTCCACTAAAGCACCAAAAGccaaaaacaaatacatgaaacactcatcaccatcatcatcaactTCGGTTTCCAGATCAGCGATAGTTCCGGGGTTAGCTAGCTTAAGCATGTGAAGGT belongs to Brassica oleracea var. oleracea cultivar TO1000 unplaced genomic scaffold, BOL UnpScaffold01200, whole genome shotgun sequence and includes:
- the LOC106321064 gene encoding uncharacterized protein LOC106321064; amino-acid sequence: MLKLANPGTIADLETEVDDDGDECFMYLFLAFGALVEGFKKLRHVLVIDGTHLSGKYKGVLLTASGQDANFQVFPLAFGIVDAENKDAWTCKGLAKLVTKAATAYRLADYKDYFNKIKASNSACIIYLANIGARQWSRVHYVGERYNIMTSNIAEQLNNALAEGRGSSIIELLVFIQRMMTRWFNAHRNKAERHHGALTVEVDKVITKAMSTMRGTAVNPISNWTCVVVEKFGSKHHVLLDEKKCTCKYFDRIKIPCGHAMLAADRLGIPYETLVGHWYKTGAWRDTYAGLFCLEERPHDAEIPFEIRDQVLYPPITKRLAGRRRKS